The genomic region GTGGGGGCTTCTTCTTTGCAGCTGTTATCATTCCTGAAATAACCTCGCTACAAAATAGTCTTCATTATGTAAATTTGAACTTTGTACAACTTCTACCATGCAGAGGAGACCCTGAGTGACTTTTTTCTTTGGAACTTCAGCCAGCAAGAGATTTTCTTTAGACGCAATAACTGCATTGAGCTGAATGACTCATTCCAGGTGGGATTCCTGTGTACTcttcctgtgaccccaaaagggataaagtggttaagaacaCAAGATGAAGCGAGATTCTGCCTGTCCATGACCTTTGATGGAAACCTTTAGCAGCAGTATAGAATATATAGTATCCTATAGGTTATAGGAAGCCAACCGCAGTGTAATTCAGTTGAGATGTCTTATTTGACGAGCCTGAATATGGATGAgcatttcaatttttttttcttttaccctCTGTTTTCTGCTAGCTTTCTGGAGCAGAGGTTGTTAGGGCTGGAGGCTCAGTATGGGAGGGAGCTGCGGGGACTGGAGAGCGAGAAAGAGCAGCTCCAAGAGCTCGTGCAGAGGCAGAGTCACACAGTCAgtcagctccaggctgaggtgggCAGCTCCGTGCGCAACAGCACCTTGATGCAAAGACAGCAGGCCGCCCTCATGGATACTGTTCAGCAGCTGCTCGCCATGGTGAACAACTGCAAAGGTAAGACTATCCAACATGTTTAAAGCCCAGAATGATAAACTGCACTCATGTGTGGTACCATGATTGACAGTATTTGAACTAATCAGGGGTATAAAATGTCACCTAGAACAAGTTTACATTCAAACCAGACTGAACATATAAGCTATATGTGCATTCACATATGTTAAAAACAAGCCAAAGCTGGACTATGGAATATGTGTGAACATCCCATTGCAATGCTTTATGATGCCAGAAATCTCCAGTGTGCCCAGTGGGGACCTGCTCACTTTCAGGGACTGTGCGGAGCTCTTGCAATCCGGAGCGACGGACAATGGCGTGTATACCATACGCCTCCCCAACTCCACCCAAACTGTCAAGGTAGTCACAGCGCTTTGAAGGTTGTTGACCTTTTCTCACAAATATCGTCTAACCGACTGTGACACTAAATACATTCGCCACCGGAATCCCTCCACTTCACCCGGCCTCCGCGTGGTCATGCTTACACACATAAATGCCTCACGGTGACAttcacattcttttttttcGGGAGGAAGTCTCAGTAAACACAATGAGGGCAAACTAGTGTGATGTAATGCTAActtgcaggggtgggggggggggggggggttctagtACAGATGTAATGCCACGCTAGGTCACTGAGAGATAAGCTAATCAGCAACTGAATGTTCCACCTCGCAGGTTTTGGTGAGTGCAGAGAAAGTTTAGGCGGGCCCTCTGGTGACGGTTTACCACTCGTTCTGTTCCGTCTCTGAACCACAGAGAGAGTCCCACGAATCCTGAACTGCGGTTCACCATTTACACTCTCGTTCTCTGGTTCGCACCATCGCCTCTCAGCTTTCTCCGCTTCTTCCCCCTCATTTCCTGTGTGCAAGGCAGCCAGGTGTTAAGCATTGTTGCCATGTGTTTCCTGCCGGCGTACTCTCCCGCTGACGGAAGCCGGTGCTCCGCTGCTTTTAATCTGTGCCATTCAATTCTAGCAGGGCTGAGGCTCTGGGTGGCAGAAAACAAGCGGGGGCCAATATTAAATGCTGTATTTTGGAACCAGCCAGAGTGTTGGAtggaagacaaaaacataaatgtaCAGATGTATGCGCATTACCTCCCTCTTATATTTCATTGAGGCCATCTATTTAATGACAACATGCAGGCCCAGAAGagatttttgttttgctttcacaCATTTTGTAATTATGATTGGGTTTGGCACCAACATGCTGCctaacagtgatgaagatgaattCAGACTTGCATAAATGATCTGGGCTGATATGGAGCAACAGCCACATTCAGCAAATGAGGCAAACTGAGAAGATCTATTTAAAGTCTCAGCAGTTTTATTTGCACCTTGAGGCCggagcatttttaaatgtgccaGAGAATCCTCAATGTGTAAAACGCCGGATTCTTCATGCTAAACATGTACAAATGGTGAAAGGGCCTGAAGGATGCAGTCAAAACCTGTGTGAGACACCTGGTTAAACTATTCTTGCAATAATCACTTTCAGAGACGGCTACTAAAACCATGTGGTCTTGAAAATCTAAAATGGGCGGAAAAAGCTCTGATTAAGACAGACGCAGCCAAAAGGGGAAGAGACAACATGCCCATTCTTTCTCCCACCTGGTTCGCATCAGTGCATTGCATGCTCGACACAACACCACCACACCCACTCCTTTCCTGCAGACTCGCACATATGCACATCAGACGTGTTTCCTTCTGCTTGTAAATCACGGGTGTATATTTTTTTCTGGTCTAAATACAACAGAAAGGGGGTAGCTATGGCTTCAATACACCACTGACCAGTTTCAGTTAGAGGTTCTGAGGCTGTTCCTATTTTGCTATCCTCTCCTTTTCACAGGTATTCTGTGATATGAAGACTGGAGGGGGCGGCTGGACAGTGCTGCAGTTTCGGGGAAACGGCTCAGTTGACTTCCACCGTGGGTGGAGGGACTATAAAACGGTGAGCCAGGCGCGTCGGTATCAGCGCAGGTAGTAAACGGATCAGCTCTGCAGAACTGGACAGGAGGTTTCAATAATGACCCGCGGGTGGTTTGGCAGGGGGAAACCGTGGGATACTAGATACTGTGATCCCTGGTGACCAGCGGTTGTTGCACTTGGCTGCCCTTATGTTCTCCACCACCGACCATGTTTTTGCACCTGCTCTTGTTCTTTTTATACTCCCGCACActccactgacacacacatacatgcacggGGAGCTGCAAAACACCTACGTTTAAGCTCCAAAAGGTTTCCTGCAAAGGGAAATTAGAGGTGATTAATGGAACTGGATCTCACCAAACAggtctgttttttccctttcatgACACTTTTCTCAACAAAATATATGTTCTTTCTGCACAACAGAGAAAACAATTCTCTGTTAACCAtccggaggggaaaaaaagcataaacaataAACAGGAGAACCATATTTTTACACGGGGTGACAAATATTTGGCTCCAGTCAGTGTTAAGGAGCACAGGAATCCCAGAGATGGCAGATGACATATGCACTAAATGCTTCATCGCCTGCTTGTCTATATTCTCAGTGTGTTCAATGTTGATCAACTGTTGCAGCCAATCCTGATGAATGCTCTAAAGAGCTCGGTTGGAAATAATTCTCACTTAAGACCAATAACGGAGTCTGACAGCTCCGTAAAGCCAAACAACGGAAAAGTAGAGGGAAACATGGAGAACAATGTTTGCCAAATGATGCTGGTCTAATGTTGAATTAACAGTTTAGCTTTTATAATGTGTGAATGAATGGAGTTGTCTGCTTGTTGCACTTATTACAATGTATATTTTTCAGTAAATTAACAATTATTATTTTCCTTataatttcagtgttttttttccagtttatttGGCAAAAATGGAAATCTCAATCTTTAGCTTTGGTATTCAATTTTACTTTCAAAATAGCTTACCCTTTTCTGGTTTTTCAGTTATATTTCTTTTTGGTCATCTTTTGCTGAGATGATGTAAACAGAATGTAGCCTATGGAGGCTACCATCATTGTGAGGTTTGAGTTAAATtgttaaagcaaataaaagtgaGCTGACAAGCATTGCTAGCAAAACATATTAATAAATCtacattaataaaataatacatttttttttttattaaagagaAGCTATTTTAATTATTGGTCTAAACACAGAGAgagattattttaatttttttatttaatgtaatttatttttcGTTAAATGCAGGGTTTCGGTGAGCCCTCTGGGGAACACTGGCTTGGGAATGATATCATCCACAAGCTGACCAACTCCAAAGAATACAGCCTGCATATCCAGCTCAAAGACCGAGAGGGAGACGAAGCTTTCTCACATTACGAGCACTTCTACATAGATGGAGAAGAGAACAACTACAGGTGAAGATGTTCAATTTCACAATAATGTTGTTTCGTCTATTTATTGCTTTGTTCAATATTCCATGTTTGAATAATTAAATCGGTGCTTTGTCATTCTGAGTCACGAGTTTTGGTGAGAAGTCAAGCCACAAGAAGGTCTTTAATTTGAAGTGTTTTATTAAAAGCTGTTTAATGTGCCATCACTGCTGTGACACCTTATCATTTGGGTGTGTGATGACAGGACAGCAGCAATTAGGCCCAGTCTTGGCACCATTTTCTCACATATGTAGCCACTCTTAACCTTGTGGGCTGCAGCTCAAGAACCACGGGGGCCAATTTGAGTCCCTCATTTAAAAGGTTGAGCTCAGCAGGGGAGCAGTTTTCATCAGAGTTCATTTTTGATATTGATTCTCATCCCCAGGAGATGTTGATTGCCTGTGGTGTCATGTAGGTGATTCAATCCCAGGTCTTAAAAAACCTGATTTCAAATAAATTTGGACGGCGGATCAGAGACACGTCAAATCAAACTGCAGGTCGTctaaaataggaaaaaaaatgtgtaaaagtgcAGCAAATTGTGCCTGTTTGAAGTTTTTCCATGCAGTTAAGGTGATAGAACTGACATCTCACGACTCCTCTTAGGCTAAATGAGCAGGATCAATCGTGCTACCTCTGACATGTTCTGTGCTTCGAGTTCACTGCGGGCCAGCAGCGGCTTCTTCTGGGGGTTCGTGTTACGACTCCCACGTTGGAACCGCGATGCGCTACAGTCGGCCAGCCCAAACAATCCTCGCCATCAGCCGCGTTCCCACAGCTGGATCTCAGCTCAAACTCAGCCCAGTTATTCACGCATTAATCATCAGCATGACAGAGCGCCTTGTCGCGAGCCAGAATCGCCATTAGAGTGAAACGCTTTCCACCATCACCAACACAAAAAAGTCCTTACTGTTTCGGGAAGTTTTGGTGAAAGGTATCGGTGCCAAACTGAAAAAGATCTTGATAAATCATCCCCTCATTACTAATAAATCTGTTATTTGAACTATAAGATCTCATAAAAACGACTTCCATTTCACAATCAGTTGGGAGTTACAAAGCAGATGAATCATTTCAACAGTCTAATAAAAAAGAATGGAAGACAATCTGGCTGAATCCACCATCCCccttgccacacacacacacacacacacacacacacaccatcaccatctctgctgcagcatcatcaCTCCACCTTCATCCTGCTCCCCCTTTTCCAGCTCTCCTCCCATGATCCCTCCTCTGCCCTGCAAACTCCTCAATATTCCAGATGAGGGCCCTTCATTTAGTCCTTACCGCACATCAGCCATGAAGGGCAGAACTTCGGGGTTGGAGAGGGAGTCGCGTACTGATGAGAAAGGGTAACGGGGCTGAGGAAGGGGTCGGGTTCCTTTGCTCCCATACTGGGCAATGACACGATAACAGCGGAGCATTGAACACAGATACTTCCTGACGGGATGCGGCATGGAGGGAAAAAGGGATGTGTTCTTTAGGTGTGCTGCCGTATCAATCTTTCATAACAAAGGAGATATTGTGGCATTGCCGAGTGTCTGGTGGCAGTAAGTTTTTTTAGGGTAACCGCAGTAGAACCGTCTCCACAAACTCTAAATGACAACCGAGCGCAACAAGGAGGCACGTGGCACGGCGGCCTACTTAAGAAGCTCTCTATTGTTTCCTCTGCAAATCCCGTTCAGTTATACCCAGAGGTGCATCAGACAAGAGCGAAAAAGTCGCGAAAAGGTAAGCTGCAAACTGTCTCCTACACAGCTTCAGTGAGACAAAGTTATTCTCACCGCATTAGGTGCCGTTTTACCTCCCTTATCGCTTTTTTATCCTCGGGTACTAAACAATCAGTGACTGGATTGTTGATGAGCACAACCATGTTGTGATGCTTCAGATAAGATTACATTCTCAGCCACCTAAGGCAAGACGGCTGTCACGGAGCTATAACTGCTCCAGTTGCCATCAAGAAGTTCTTGACGCACACtgagtttttaatgttttttttctggaaGTTGGGTCTAAGCAGGAACCTTTTCCTCCGGTCCACGCATGTACACCTGGACACAAGTTGAAGGTCTTCTCTTTTATACACAATGCAGTCTTCACGCTGAGAACTACAGCGGCACGGCCGGCCGGATGAGCAGCCTCGCCCATTCCGGCACCCAGTTCAGCACCAAGGACAGAGACAACGACCGCTGCACCTGCAGGTGCGCCCAGCTGGCTTCTGGAGGTATGTTGGCCCGGCAAAGACCGCGTCTGAAGCCAGATCTTGTTAAACACTCCTCCAACCCCATAAACGGGATCATTTTCCCTCTGCGGCAGTTTAAAGTTTCTGCTGTTCGTTTGGATGCCGCGATTCATGAGCTTGAATTGAACTCAAGTCGCTTCCCATCAACTGTTGGATGCGTTTCTTCTGCAGGATGGTGGTTTGAGGCGTGTGGCCCCTCCAATCTGAACGGCGTTTTCTACCCCAGCTCGACCAGCGCGGTGCGCTACAGCGGCATTAAGTGGTACTACTGGAAAGGTCCCAATCTGATGGCGACGATGGCAACCATGATGGTGCGCCCGGCCAATTTCAAGAGGCCTGACGTCAGATGAGGCATAAAACCTCAGATCAAATAAAACAGATAGGGAAGAAAACGTACAGTTTGGGAGAATAGTCTTTGGACATCTTGGAGGCTTCAGCAGCCTTCAGCAGTGGACACTTGCAAAAATGAGATATTGCTCTCACAAAATCTAATCATAATCATATAAATGTATACTTAACTATATTTTTTGTCAGTGATGAATTTGATTAGAGTCAACATAAATTCAAATCCACAAAATGGGACCTTATCCATTTCTCATATTAATATTCAAGTATGGCATCTATTTTTATTCAATTAATCTTAATTTATATGGTATCTGTCACAATTAGGATGGTCTCTAGGTAACTTTACAAAAACCCAGAACCTGACGGCCAAAGAAGCAATTAAAGTAACACAGGAGTAAAGGTATTTGTTCTACCACTGAACTGCCAGAGTCCCGTGTTGTCTAATCCACAAACATTCCAACAGATTAGCCGATTACAGTCTTCAATGGTCAACTATTAGAAAACAAAGGCACAATGACgggcagcaacaacagcagaaattaGTATTTGACGTCTTTACGACATGAACCACACCTAATTCTTTCCAATCATGCCTCTCTTAAAGCCATTTTatgaatgaaaaacatctgGGACCTAAACTCCATCAATAATATGCTGATAGCGATGATGTTGGTGATGAAATACACAGGATGTGCtgcaaacagagaaaaaaaggtgGATTAGGAAGGAAGAAGCTGTTAAATGCAGGATGGAGAGGCCAGTTGATTTTTTGCTTCTCATTTTGACTAATTTATTAACTTGATCTGTAGTATCAtcttaaatgtgtaaaatgtccctgaacagcaggaggacacacacacacacacacacacagcttgcaTAAACTCGCCCCACTGGTAAACACGTTTATTACAACCTCCAAAGGCTGGACAGGCAATGGATCACTGTGGGGGAGGCCAGGGGTGAATCCATCAAAACGAGTTTAATAAAGACCACTTGATTTGGCCTGCTGGCCCAACAGATGGAATGGGTTGTGTTCAGGTCCATTGGAGCAGACCAGACTCTGGACCACGTTGCTTCTACACACATGGTGCCAGCGTATTAATGTTATTTTGCAGACACAAAATAATGGAGGAAATTGGATGGTGGCTTTATGATTTTTTTAGCTGACTTCATTTCCTAAAATTAAATACCATGGACTTTACCACTATAACAAACAGGGACGTTTTTTTAACAGATGGGTAATTTTACAGTTGCTTTTTAGGTGTTTGGAGCTTAATTTTATCGGCCAAAACCAGTAAATCAGAGGAAGGTATTGTAGGAGGGGCAAAAAATATTGTTAAAGACTGGTTTGATGGTcataaagaggagaaaaaaaggttcACTGTACAATTTAGGACTCTGGGACCTTCCATGAGGTCTTTGAGTGTATTCAGTCTACCAAGGGTCTACCTGTACAAATAGTAGTTGAATGCTCAACACATGCCCTGAAAAGGACAGTAAGTTTGCTACAGTGGCACCGTGAATACAAAGTTCTGGTTTGCTAGCCTGATATTGCTTCAAGCTGATTTTCATGTAGCATTGCTCACTTGGCAATTCAGGGATCTAAATGTGTCTCAATGGCCTGAATTTAAGCATCAGGTGGACAAAGACATGAAGACTTGTACATCCAAGTGGGTCTGGGCGGCAGAGGTGCAACGACGCTCCGAAATGTTGGTTTTGCAAtctttttttgtctctgtgcTGGTCCTGTATACCCAGCTTAACATGTAACCAGACTTATAAAAGCAGTAGAGCAGTGAGGAAAACAAAGGTAGTGTCTGCAGCAGAGTGAGGGCAAAAAATAATAAGACGCAGAGCCAAGTTTTTGTCTTTTGCTCCAGTGTCCTTGATTCATAACAGGGATGATTGCACGCCAGAGTAAGGGCCAGTTCTAGCATTTTGGCAGTGGGTGGAAACGAGGAGGGGGGGTGATTTGTATTTGTCGTCCTTTGTCGTTTACTGTGTCAGCAGGCTGCCCTTTTTTAACAGTGGTCATCGAAAAAGCGATACCATCCATACACGAGCCTGTCACATGTGATCCATCAGCTCCTGCCTCTATGGGGGTTTTGTTCTTTATATATAGAAAGAAGATGAAGCAGCAGTTGTGATGACAGGTTTGAAAAGACATGGGCAGGAGAGAGGGGAAGTGCCACTTCAGACCACTTGGGGGCACTGGTGGTACAAAGAATCAACTTCCATTTATTCCACTTGCAGCAAAGGGCCCCTCTCTCCTTTCACCACAGGTTGTGGTTATATAACGATGCATTCATTAACACGTCCTTAACCATGTGTTCACTCAGCAGCAGATTGTTGACTAAGGCTAAAATAATTAATCAGGGAAGAAACAACgcattaaactttttttttttgagacaAGAATGCTGTCCAAATGTCAGTTTTCAATGCAAATGACACATTAAtggacttttttaaaaaaaaaatcaatgtttttctgATCTCAGGTTAAACAACGTGCTGCTGGTCAAATCAAGTTGAGTTGATTTAAGGTGAGCAATGGAGTgtcaggttggggggggggggggggggggctcctgcctATTATTTTAGATGTCCTGGGAGAAAAATGAAACCCTTGTACTGAACAATAAATATGTACATCTAGTAACCTTTCATTCATTTCGTGAATGAAGTCTACACAGTTTGTAGAACATGGAGTTGAAATATCGCGTCTGTTGTCTATTGAGACcacaggagagactggagaagaGACTCAAAAGCTTCGACAATAAAAGAATGTTAACATTTTACCTGAAGCACCTGGAATATGCTAAAGAGGAAAGATCCTGCAACTGTGGTAATATTACCATTACGACTTTTATAGACAGCATTTTGGACCGACTGAAGATGGTTTACAGGTGCAGAAACGGATGTGTTTGTTTCCATCCGTGAGCTTTGTGCTCTCTTTGTTCTTCATGCATGTATTCAGTGCACGTCCATGTCCTCAAACATCTATTTTACATGATATGCAGGCCAGTGGCAGAGCTCAGAGGTCCAGAATGTCTCCCTTCCGACAGTGAAGAGGCTGCTGTGGGTGCTTCAACCCGCAACCCAGCACAAAACCCTAGAGGACAGAATCCCACATGTCAGAGAGTAAATTAATATTGGCAGACAACCTTTCACACCTCTAAGTCGTTAAATATTCCATGCAGGCTGGTGTGAAAACACAGGAGGAACCCACAGACGTATCAGAGGCCTCATGGTCAAGGGAGGCCAGAGGGTTTCCAAAATAGCCAGGCACAATTCCACCCAGGTAAAGTAAAAGAATGTGACTCCATCCTGGACCTGAAGGTGAAAGAGTCCCTTCTTTGCACCACTATCAAGATAAATGTCACGTTAACAGTTTGAAAGGGAGATTTTTATGGAGATAATTGTACAGTAAAGTGGTGGAAAAAAGCTGATTTCATCACTTCTTTTACACATATGACAAACCCGTCTCTGGGGGCCTTCACCTGATCTATGGTTCTTAGATCACACTGGGGACAGTGATGACACGAGCACTATTACCGGTATGTAAGCACCACCTTTTTGGGGGGCATTTTGCCCAGCAGAGCTTATTTTAAGGATCCCTGGGTCATGTGAAATGGCTGTTGCAGCATCAGCATTTAAACAGTGAAGAGAGGAACAAATAGCAGTGACAGTTAATGACGCCGATATATGATCGGTGGGACAACACAGAAGCTTTGCACACCTCAGACACTCACTGAAGCTGCTTGCCTGCAGATTCGCCGAGTCATCAAAACCCAACCAGTGTCTGGGATGTTCAATTACAAACAGGGAGAATTTCACGGTCAGCACAAACATCAAGTTGATGGACAAAACGGATGCAGCCAATTAAATTTTATTGTCTAATTTCACACACTACATAAAAAAgtaatatattttttacatGTAGTTAGGGATGTTTTTTTCACAATACAATGTAAGCACTTTACACTTCCTTTTAATGTTCTTTACACAATGTAATTGCTTCGTAAAATAAGGGATCAATGACAAGTAATTGCAGCGGGGTTCTGTAATGTGATAACTTCAGATCAAGCCATTTATTGCCTGTTTACACATCTGCACGTCTATATCGTACCCTTTTTGGGCGTGGCATATGAAATCAAAGATATTTCTAACATGGTGATACCGCATTAAACAATATTAGCACAGTCATTAAGCCCAATGTTTGAAGCCAAAATGAAACGGGACACTGGAGCTTCGAACCATCAGAATTTGGCCAATTTTTCGACAACTTTAAACCTACTGGCCAAAGAGAATGGATCCCCTTGAGACGAGTGATCACCCGAGCTAAACTTGCTCCTTAACAAACGTCCATGCCCGCCAGCCATTACTTGACGCTCTAGGACCTGCCAACTCATGTACATCCAAGCTAAAGACAGCAGACGACAGTAACACGTCACTCTGCTGAGATTTTAAATGTCTCGGGAGCTGGGGTCCCAAAATGTCAAGGCCCTGGGCTCTGACTGCTTTCTGATAGGCAATTCCATTTGACAAAATCAGTGAAGGTTCAATGACAGGGCTGTGCCATCACCACCTGACAGCTTCATTTTTAGGCCAATGAAAAGGACATGACAGGTTGTTTTAGGCAGCTATTGTTTCAGACATGGAGAAATTCTGAAACAATTCTGGATTCTTGTGTCCTTCTTATGACCCTTTAATTAGCTCACCTTAAATTTTTCCTCATCTGGTCTCAACCACTTCACAATAGACacaattatatatattttttaataccCGTGTCTGAAAATCAAGTATTACCTCTTGTCAGCATGGTAGTTTTTCCAATGTTTACAGGACTGGTGACTAGTCCATCATGGGGCACCCACAGTATTCATTCACAAAGGTGACACTTCAGAGTCTTCAATAAACCTTGTCTATTTGGATTGTGGGAAGAAACCAGTAAGACCAAGAGCTGGAATCAAACACAGAACCCTCTCGTCTTGAGGTAACTGCGCTATCCTGTGCAGTGGCGTGCCGCCCACCTTTGCCACACAATGTCCTTTCATTTAATTTTGATTGATTTGTATGCAGGTAAGCATATccaccacccccccttcccatcgGGGGTGCCGACTCAACCACAATAACAACAGTAGTTGTCAAGAATGCTGTCAAGC from Takifugu rubripes chromosome 12, fTakRub1.2, whole genome shotgun sequence harbors:
- the angpt2b gene encoding angiopoietin-2b, with protein sequence MFRMPALNVAYLAFLLSSVIGSDRQQHRMQHGPCSYTFILPEVDHCRPSNDFQVSNTLQRDSPPEASTDASQSTAERTPKERPSWQERKLESLETAMENNTQWLQKLENFIQENVRSGMEEIKRTAVHTQTAAMLEMGTNLLSQSAEQTRKLTDVETQVLNQTSRLEIQLLEYSLLTNRLEKHILEQTQEISRLSEKNSFLEQRLLGLEAQYGRELRGLESEKEQLQELVQRQSHTVSQLQAEVGSSVRNSTLMQRQQAALMDTVQQLLAMVNNCKEISSVPSGDLLTFRDCAELLQSGATDNGVYTIRLPNSTQTVKVFCDMKTGGGGWTVLQFRGNGSVDFHRGWRDYKTGFGEPSGEHWLGNDIIHKLTNSKEYSLHIQLKDREGDEAFSHYEHFYIDGEENNYSLHAENYSGTAGRMSSLAHSGTQFSTKDRDNDRCTCRCAQLASGGWWFEACGPSNLNGVFYPSSTSAVRYSGIKWYYWKGPNLMATMATMMVRPANFKRPDVR